A stretch of DNA from Flavobacteriales bacterium:
CTTACCGGAAAGACGATTCACGAAGACTTGCTGATCTTTCTGCACTTTGAGCTGCTGCCCTGCTATGTCTACGATCGCATACATCTGCGTGTGTTTTAAATAAGTTAAACTTTCTAAAAGGGCTGCAAATTTAGGGAATTGTTGATAAGTGGGGAAAGAATTTATTGAAGAATAATGGGAGTGTGGGGCGCTATTCCTCCCGCTGCATCCCACTCGGGGAGGGGGACATCTTTGGATAGGACGTTTGGGTGCTTTCAAGGAGATCATTCAACGATAACCTATCCTCCTCTAAGAGGAGGTGGGCCGATCGAAGAGCGGCTCGGAGGAGGAATTAATCCACTACAAAAGGCACCTCCATCGTCTCACGCCCTGAGATGACTCTCAGTACATACCTTCCAGAGGAGAGTTTGCCTCGCTGGAGGGTCAAGATTCCAGAGTCAAGTTTCAAGAGTTCGGTCCGCAGGAGCTTGCCGGTCAGGTCATGGATCTCAAGGGTAGCTGGTCCTGGGAGATCGCCTAGATCCAGTGTGGCGGTGGTGGTCAGGGGGTTGGGGAAGAGGGAAATCTGTGAATCCGCCCATTCGGCAATTGAGCTGACAACAACAAAGGTCGAAGTAGAAATGTCAGAACATGGGAAGTCTGTCCCGACTTGAACCGAATAATTGCCATTCTGTAAGGCAAGGTATTCCTGGTCAATTGCACCTTCTATCTCTTCTCCATCCAGAAACCACTGATAAGTATCTCCTTCACTGGCGGTGAGCAGTGCGCCCTCATCGGTAAAACTCACTTCGAATAGAGAGCAGTCATAGAGGGTGCTCCACGTGGTATTGGTGACGATGGGTGGATTGGTATCGAAGAAGATATGGGCGGTGTTATTCAGTTCGGTCAACAGTGGTGTGCCTTCTATAGGTTTCATACGATAGGAGACCAGTCCATGGCTCTCTGGTTCATTGTTGACCGAATCCGGCAGCATGATATTCTGGAAGTAGAACTCCACTTCTCTATCATTTGGCTTGACGGTGGTAAAGACCGAGTGAGAATTTGCCACCAACTCAAATGTGCCCAGATCCAGATCATCGTCAATGGTGTCTCGGATAATGACATCTGTAGCTGGTGCATTACCGGTGTTTTGAAACCGTACGAGGAATTCCAAGGTGCTATCCGGATGGACATAGTGCTCTTCTGAATAACCGACTGGAAA
This window harbors:
- a CDS encoding T9SS type A sorting domain-containing protein, which translates into the protein MTCLLIWLHTPTVDFIGEELASSVQIVGNYQDEVVAMGSDSIAETLTCAYDPNDKQVFPVGYSEEHYVHPDSTLEFLVRFQNTGNAPATDVIIRDTIDDDLDLGTFELVANSHSVFTTVKPNDREVEFYFQNIMLPDSVNNEPESHGLVSYRMKPIEGTPLLTELNNTAHIFFDTNPPIVTNTTWSTLYDCSLFEVSFTDEGALLTASEGDTYQWFLDGEEIEGAIDQEYLALQNGNYSVQVGTDFPCSDISTSTFVVVSSIAEWADSQISLFPNPLTTTATLDLGDLPGPATLEIHDLTGKLLRTELLKLDSGILTLQRGKLSSGRYVLRVISGRETMEVPFVVD